A region from the Dinoroseobacter shibae DFL 12 = DSM 16493 genome encodes:
- a CDS encoding SEL1-like repeat protein, with product MTRMRTAALACLAGLFLGTQSGQADPPRDVRAQFAEAMALHASAPQDGIAALLALAQAGYGRALDRLAYFHLTGQSVPRDPHAARALYAEAVAAGHSRSLVSLAKVEMTLGAFAEAQTTLDLARAAGDARAEPTLAWAHATGRLGPRSDPAAGLARLRSLAAENNRDAQLLVPAALISNPAAPDLSAPLRDRLEDRAAQGDARAAEALLRYLRLRADPTGTPEARVALLETPGLRPKIRIEEALHLAAVQQARRFWRAAEEIVATAPPAVLPRALVVTARLNRNAYLRLLQKELDALGYDTGAPSPYLRAPLIRAINRFCRDRDIALACKPGPLKSTTIKALAAELGTARAETTPAARPQDHQERGDGRPGRT from the coding sequence ATGACCCGGATGCGGACCGCAGCCCTCGCCTGCCTGGCGGGGCTCTTTCTCGGCACCCAGAGCGGTCAAGCCGACCCGCCCCGGGATGTCCGGGCTCAGTTCGCCGAGGCCATGGCCTTGCACGCCAGCGCGCCGCAGGACGGGATCGCCGCCCTTCTTGCGCTGGCACAGGCGGGTTACGGTCGGGCGTTGGACCGCCTGGCGTACTTTCACCTCACCGGGCAGTCCGTGCCCCGGGATCCGCACGCCGCCCGCGCACTCTATGCCGAGGCGGTCGCCGCGGGGCACAGCCGGTCGCTCGTGTCGCTCGCGAAGGTGGAGATGACCCTCGGCGCCTTTGCCGAGGCCCAGACCACGCTCGACCTGGCCCGCGCCGCTGGGGACGCGCGCGCAGAGCCGACCCTGGCCTGGGCGCATGCGACGGGCCGGCTTGGCCCGCGCTCCGACCCGGCGGCGGGGCTGGCGCGGCTGCGCAGCCTCGCGGCCGAGAACAACCGGGACGCGCAACTGCTGGTGCCCGCGGCGCTGATCTCCAACCCGGCCGCACCCGACCTGTCCGCCCCCCTCCGCGACCGGCTTGAGGACCGCGCGGCGCAAGGCGATGCCCGCGCGGCGGAGGCGCTGTTGCGCTACCTGCGGCTCCGGGCCGATCCGACCGGAACGCCCGAGGCGCGTGTCGCGTTGCTGGAAACCCCGGGCCTGCGCCCGAAGATCCGAATCGAAGAAGCCCTGCATCTGGCGGCCGTGCAACAGGCCCGCCGCTTCTGGCGCGCCGCCGAAGAGATCGTCGCGACAGCGCCCCCCGCGGTGCTGCCCCGCGCGCTGGTGGTCACGGCCCGGCTCAACCGCAACGCCTATCTGCGCCTGCTGCAAAAGGAACTCGACGCGCTGGGCTACGACACCGGCGCACCGAGCCCCTATCTGCGCGCGCCGCTGATCCGTGCGATCAACCGCTTCTGCCGGGACCGCGACATTGCCCTGGCCTGCAAACCCGGCCCGCTGAAATCCACCACGATCAAGGCGCTGGCCGCCGAGTTGGGCACAGCGCGCGCCGAGACGACGCCAGCGGCCCGACCGCAAGATCACCAAGAGAGGGGGGATGGTAGGCCCGGCAGGACTTGA
- a CDS encoding globin family protein, whose amino-acid sequence MPTDASLRVQNTWALVAPISDQVGDLFYANLFRMDPTTKPLFAGNIDLQGRKLVQTLGFIVDHLEDPDRLLPAAQELAVRHVSYGVTRTQYASVGAALVKSLRQLLGTAFSPEDEAAWAEVYGGLSAAMIAAAYPDTSYTKV is encoded by the coding sequence GTGCCGACCGATGCTTCTCTTCGCGTACAAAACACCTGGGCCCTCGTGGCGCCGATCTCGGACCAGGTGGGCGATCTGTTCTATGCCAACCTGTTCCGGATGGACCCGACGACCAAGCCGCTCTTTGCGGGCAACATCGACCTGCAGGGGCGCAAGCTTGTGCAAACGCTGGGCTTTATCGTCGATCACCTCGAAGACCCGGACCGGCTGTTGCCCGCTGCGCAGGAGTTGGCCGTTCGGCATGTGAGCTACGGGGTGACGCGCACGCAATACGCCTCTGTCGGGGCCGCGTTGGTGAAGTCGCTTCGGCAACTGCTCGGAACGGCGTTCTCGCCGGAAGATGAAGCCGCCTGGGCAGAGGTCTATGGCGGGCTGTCGGCGGCGATGATCGCGGCGGCCTATCCCGATACCTCCTATACGAAGGTATAG
- the purM gene encoding phosphoribosylformylglycinamidine cyclo-ligase, with the protein MTTDTPPPKPGLTYAEAGVDIDAGNTLVDRIKPAAKATSRPGVMSGLGGFGALFDLRAAGYADPVLVAATDGVGTKLRIAIDTGHVDTIGIDLVAMCVNDLVCQGAEPLLFLDYFATGKLDVAEAATIVEGIARGCATSGCALIGGETAEMPGMYAKGDFDLAGFAVGAMERGGALPANVAAGDMILGLASDGVHSNGYSLVRRIVERSGLGWGDPAPFEGRTLGAALLTPTRLYVQPALAAIRAGGVHGLAHVTGGGLTENLPRVLPEGLGIEINLGAWELPPVFRWLAAEGGLDEAELLKTFNAGIGMALIVAPDRAEALADLLAGAGERVAVIGHVTEGAGAVHYRGTLL; encoded by the coding sequence ATGACCACCGACACACCGCCGCCGAAACCCGGTCTGACATATGCCGAGGCCGGCGTCGACATCGATGCGGGCAACACCCTGGTGGACCGGATCAAGCCCGCCGCCAAGGCCACCTCTCGCCCGGGCGTGATGAGCGGTCTGGGCGGTTTCGGCGCACTGTTCGACCTTAGGGCCGCGGGCTACGCCGACCCGGTGCTGGTGGCCGCCACGGACGGGGTCGGCACCAAGCTGCGGATCGCCATCGACACCGGCCATGTCGACACGATCGGGATCGACCTGGTAGCGATGTGCGTCAACGACCTCGTGTGCCAGGGGGCTGAACCGCTGCTTTTCCTGGACTATTTCGCCACCGGAAAGCTCGACGTGGCCGAGGCCGCGACGATCGTCGAGGGTATCGCCCGGGGCTGCGCCACTTCCGGCTGCGCGCTGATCGGCGGCGAAACCGCCGAGATGCCGGGCATGTATGCCAAGGGCGATTTCGACCTCGCGGGCTTTGCCGTCGGCGCGATGGAGCGGGGCGGCGCGTTGCCCGCGAATGTGGCGGCAGGGGACATGATCCTCGGGCTGGCCTCGGACGGGGTCCATTCCAACGGCTACTCGCTGGTGCGTCGGATCGTCGAGCGCTCCGGTCTGGGCTGGGGCGATCCCGCACCGTTCGAGGGCCGGACTCTCGGCGCGGCCCTGCTGACGCCCACGCGGCTCTACGTGCAACCGGCGCTGGCGGCGATCCGCGCGGGCGGGGTGCACGGGCTGGCCCATGTCACCGGCGGCGGGCTGACCGAGAACCTGCCCCGGGTGCTGCCCGAGGGGCTGGGGATCGAGATCAACCTCGGCGCGTGGGAATTGCCGCCGGTGTTCCGCTGGCTCGCCGCCGAGGGCGGGCTCGACGAGGCCGAACTGCTCAAGACCTTCAACGCCGGGATCGGCATGGCCCTGATCGTGGCGCCCGACCGGGCCGAGGCGCTCGCGGACCTGCTGGCCGGG